In Deltaproteobacteria bacterium, one genomic interval encodes:
- a CDS encoding cupin domain-containing protein: protein MKIGEKIKSLRQLSSLTQEELAERAELTKGFISQMERDLTSISLDSLIQILDALDIDLSQFFKEMVEERIVFKKEDKIRIKRNGVAAFELLVPGSANRSMEPVKLTLKPGEKTEEEDPHPGEEMGYIIKGKVNIRLGDNSYCAEEGNCFYFTANRVHQILNAGQGEAVVLWITSPPSF from the coding sequence TTGAAAATAGGGGAAAAGATAAAAAGCCTAAGGCAACTAAGCTCCTTGACTCAGGAGGAGCTGGCCGAGAGGGCTGAACTGACAAAGGGGTTTATCTCGCAGATGGAGCGAGATCTCACCTCCATTTCCCTGGATAGTCTTATTCAGATCTTGGATGCCTTGGATATAGATCTATCCCAGTTCTTCAAGGAGATGGTGGAGGAGAGGATAGTCTTTAAAAAAGAGGACAAGATCAGGATTAAGAGGAATGGGGTAGCCGCCTTTGAACTACTGGTCCCTGGCTCTGCCAATAGGAGTATGGAGCCGGTCAAACTGACCTTGAAACCAGGGGAAAAGACAGAGGAAGAAGATCCTCACCCCGGGGAGGAGATGGGCTATATCATTAAGGGAAAGGTGAACATTCGATTGGGGGACAACTCCTACTGCGCTGAGGAGGGGAACTGCTTCTATTTTACGGCCAACAGGGTCCATCAAATTTTGAATGCGGGCCAGGGGGAGGCGGTGGTCCTCTGGATCACCTCCCCCCCCTCCTTTTAA
- a CDS encoding DUF523 domain-containing protein, producing MYKGKRVLVSACLVGVRCRFDRGEKRDPAVLRALKGKVFIPICPEQLGGLPTPRPQAAIEEGDGLLILEGKGRVVNEQGEDVTENFLRGAQQTLNIARLTRAEAAILKERSPSCGVEKIVRDGEVAKGTGVTAALLMREGLQVISEERVKG from the coding sequence TTGTATAAGGGGAAAAGGGTATTGGTGAGCGCCTGTTTGGTAGGGGTCAGGTGCAGGTTTGACAGGGGGGAAAAGAGGGATCCCGCAGTCCTGAGGGCATTGAAGGGGAAGGTCTTCATCCCCATCTGTCCGGAACAGTTGGGGGGACTTCCTACCCCTAGACCACAGGCAGCGATAGAGGAGGGAGATGGTCTCCTGATCCTGGAAGGGAAGGGTAGGGTGGTCAATGAACAGGGGGAGGACGTTACCGAAAACTTCCTTCGGGGGGCGCAACAGACCCTAAATATCGCCAGGTTGACCAGGGCCGAGGCAGCCATCCTAAAGGAGAGGAGTCCTTCCTGCGGGGTGGAGAAGATCGTACGGGACGGTGAGGTAGCGAAGGGGACAGGGGTGACAGCAGCCCTTCTGATGAGAGAGGGTCTGCAGGTGATCAGCGAGGAAAGGGTTAAGGGATGA
- a CDS encoding S-adenosylmethionine decarboxylase proenzyme produces the protein MNALGRHLLAELFGCDEGVLNNREVVEKIMNGAALVSGATVVGSVFHLFNPHGISGVVVIAESHFAIHTWPEFRYAAVDIFTCGDEVDPWKAHDYIKRQLRADSVSTVEMRRGELDPKNGSLFPRPPLVLTDSGLLRV, from the coding sequence TTGAATGCATTAGGAAGACACCTTTTGGCGGAACTCTTCGGGTGTGATGAAGGGGTCCTGAACAACAGGGAGGTGGTCGAAAAGATCATGAACGGTGCCGCCCTGGTGAGTGGGGCCACGGTAGTAGGAAGCGTTTTTCATCTCTTCAATCCCCATGGGATCAGTGGCGTGGTGGTGATTGCAGAGTCCCATTTCGCCATTCATACGTGGCCGGAGTTCCGGTATGCCGCCGTGGATATCTTCACCTGCGGGGATGAGGTGGACCCTTGGAAGGCCCATGACTACATCAAAAGGCAACTGAGGGCGGATTCGGTCTCTACGGTGGAGATGAGGCGGGGGGAGCTCGATCCCAAAAACGGCAGCTTGTTTCCCAGACCCCCTCTGGTCTTGACCGATTCAGGGCTCCTGAGGGTATAA
- a CDS encoding phosphoribosylformylglycinamidine cyclo-ligase, whose translation MKKKTLLYRDAGVDIEAGERFVQLIRPLAQRTFTPGVKGDIGGFAALFAPDLSAYRHPVLVATTDGVGTKLKVAFMMGKYDTIGIDLVAMCVNDLVVTGAAPLFFLDYLATSQLDLEKGVEIMKGISQGCLEAGCALVGGETAEMPGFYKKREVEMAGFALGVVEEEKIVDGTSVLPGDRIIGLASQGLHSNGYSLARNVLLEEMKLRLEDKVAGLETTLGEELLRPTRIYVEPILSLLQNFNIKGMAHITGGGMPGNIQRILPPGCKAVVEKGGWEIPPIFKLIEKGGVPEKEMWRTFNNGVGMVMVVESSRAEEVCQKARKLGEGAFSIGEIVTGEGVEVV comes from the coding sequence ATGAAGAAAAAGACCTTGCTGTACAGAGATGCCGGTGTGGATATCGAAGCAGGGGAGAGGTTTGTGCAGTTGATAAGACCCTTGGCCCAGCGCACCTTCACGCCGGGGGTGAAGGGGGATATAGGGGGTTTTGCCGCCCTCTTCGCCCCAGACTTATCGGCCTATAGGCACCCTGTGCTGGTCGCCACCACCGATGGGGTGGGGACTAAGTTGAAGGTGGCCTTTATGATGGGGAAGTACGACACCATCGGCATAGACCTGGTGGCCATGTGCGTCAATGATTTGGTGGTGACAGGGGCTGCCCCCCTCTTCTTCCTCGACTATCTTGCCACTTCCCAACTTGACTTAGAAAAGGGGGTGGAGATAATGAAGGGGATATCACAGGGGTGTCTGGAGGCGGGGTGTGCCTTGGTGGGGGGGGAGACAGCGGAGATGCCCGGCTTTTATAAAAAGAGGGAGGTTGAGATGGCCGGTTTTGCCCTCGGGGTGGTGGAGGAGGAGAAGATCGTCGATGGTACTTCCGTCCTTCCTGGGGACAGGATCATCGGTCTGGCCTCACAGGGCCTGCACAGCAACGGCTACTCCCTGGCCAGGAATGTTCTCTTGGAGGAGATGAAATTGAGACTGGAGGATAAGGTCGCCGGCCTGGAAACGACTTTGGGGGAAGAACTGTTGCGACCGACCCGCATCTATGTCGAGCCGATCCTCTCCCTTCTGCAGAACTTTAACATCAAAGGGATGGCCCACATCACCGGTGGGGGGATGCCGGGAAACATCCAGAGGATCCTTCCCCCTGGGTGTAAGGCGGTGGTAGAAAAAGGGGGGTGGGAGATACCCCCTATATTTAAGTTGATAGAAAAAGGGGGAGTCCCTGAGAAGGAGATGTGGAGGACCTTCAACAATGGTGTGGGGATGGTGATGGTGGTGGAGTCTTCCAGGGCGGAAGAAGTCTGCCAAAAGGCCCGGAAATTGGGTGAGGGGGCCTTCTCTATAGGGGAGATCGTCACTGGGGAGGGGGTGGAGGTTGTATAA